Proteins found in one Takifugu rubripes chromosome 15, fTakRub1.2, whole genome shotgun sequence genomic segment:
- the LOC101079333 gene encoding peripheral-type benzodiazepine receptor-associated protein 1-like isoform X11 yields the protein MDNPLALFSKNLCQGQAASERELERLHADLNAENNWTQQGFVHLSAELRRLREKAEYEHQRAVKELAARQKCQKDRVFQSCSHEVAADSAGYWSLCLCGSKTYAKLEQLLEILNKKIAGEQPVYKLYNMQGFELEKAIFLCHLLKANRILLQERRRVGRSIHNVTSFSRKLQHKESLNSCLTGLLQTCSRGHLQRLHSGSHLPKKQSNHNQQEWPVGEDPCLPATALDTCWISSLKICHPPNVPHAGWSNQPPNCTELHRSEEFPSPRCTDRNMEWAEGVMHDLCSRLEQPEPPSAPTGMGSYQEDEAVQHLQQELKKSEDDKQRGISDVDGAATNTSALLLGKQHHCLYANLNGFEMEDKQKNGTEYGFLVCQNDELLRALDELERTCTTLREENGLLRKSCAPEMEEKVKRLRRKNTELAVLAKRLEERARKLQEANLKVVNSPSLMKPGSVEQYKRAFARQRARDLAQHADTLLSKDKEIGALQQQCRELEAQVGTRMGSSVSSGRVEFERLLRESQREVLRLQRQLSVTSSRQQESHSPNPDQLHTCGVAEVEGDEKVTGKPPVVVLDEAPSKCEKTPGEEEESREQVTPHPGLSPVPFPQEQQREEHHLKSVESELSSKRKECENLEHEVKKRQKRCLDLESQLKDECSKNEQLEEQTDLLRTKAELLDQTQTENEELREDLSKVTAQHNSVLEENERLRAKLENLEQVLKHMREVAERRQQLELEHEQALAILKFKQDEIKRLQRAQLFAKREHEGVVQMLESTLDCMQSKVRDLEEKCRIQSEQFGLLSQELENFRLQASKVDLTGSILLNNPSFSVLTNGVGLTTERDCTADLFDMVSLGEIAFWSLEGGDTLSCPEDVAAALRMGATPHAAGLSRLERSPVTKHRDLPTISISKPGSTSSKSETKNVSLHKSSSTHEGDTASEVEELDVDIAPAPYTPSRGAAKLQVFIARYSYNPYDGPNDNPELELPLTAGEYIYVYGDMDDDGFYEGELMDGRRGLVPSNFVERVSDDDVMNAHPGTGDMSHNSLLDSSLHSASHQHHLQMGASASERTEASAASGPTSAPLDSASALAVLAPLTNGLDLDLEEVGVDTVPYPRKLTLIKQLAKSIIIGWDPPLVPAGWGNVWSYNVYIDQELRLNVPFGSQTKAVLERLDINLKTYRVSVQSLTEKGLSEQLRCSFLVGRDVCVAPTQLRVEKITATSANVTWLPSNSNYVHIVSLNDEECELVKAGCYSLCLNNLLPSLQYTVKVEARPHRTPWELPVEKREHRSATVTFTTLMAGPPDAPLDVQLEHGPSPGIAVISWLPVTIDAGGTSNGVRVTGYTIYADKRKVLEVSSPTAGSALLGPSQIQSLHAAQELTVRTMSAHGESCDSFPVSVRSKLATITAGPPVVPPVASSSIGSNKLPMPSSNGNATAKLSMLPCSLPSDIQTCGLTVEPAVNHPHALHSENLHSSASYVKAWANPSSSAILAVCEATLPVSVTLPITSAPLPAIVPAAAPEPSASLTQSSVTPSAAVLEQSRDTDSPGTICPFPSITEFIEDPCAKLGTPEPILTPPKAPTFDLLNLQDTNLLGPPPTLSLESEVDEEIQSTRLVSIEEFLRQDQEPYARTQQTYSRAHMEPLSDYHADNSRSDLSDILEEEEEGDLYSDHLSEKQGRGYTVGANRTPRSGLADRDEEVMEKILTLPPQVCSNKQLFSIPEVTEEEDSSLEEYLSHQSQSHSRPRDLEHLLYTPQHYPNHHTNCPPQNPQFNRDPRSLTKEPSLTHKRILVRPKIQHRVHYTDMVDTLNFTEEEDMSLYEGPTSRRVSPCCPPQPNRNSKERVLIRGLGDRLRREAMLRSQMAVTAATNPGYGLTLPRPCPVSKTVKSSIIRGVEIDVEYGTDDNEEPVECGPREVVVDHMSSEWWGEGAEKEHCTSPQRRVQKADPLDLSQIHPAEAGPSWGTEAAFTSKPLCSQARQLGGGVKSPKIRIFVALFSYEPATMSPNPDAAEEELPFSEGQIIKVHGEKDPDGFYRGECCGHLGFVPCNMVSEIQVEDEEMRQQLLQQGFLSMSASMDKIDPSQFATNPTTSRNPASGASRMVAIFDYDPRESSPNTDIEAELTFSAGDVIQVFGDMDEDGFFYGDLNGHKGLVPSNFLQALPEDLPAEQVSAQPAPEPKRESQTTSSELQDLGFPALEETLPSQVESNKQTDPEAEVEIPTLDALIDPGPGASLAVCSLSPSPRLTQTDCSSQGKKKRSFFSKGKKLLRKLGSSKKD from the exons ATGGATAACCCTCTGGCACTATTCTCCAAAAACCTATGCCAGGGCCAGGCAGCCAGTGAacgagagctggagaggctgcacGCTGATTTGAATGCAGAGAACAATTGGACACAGCAGGGCTTTGTCCACCTCTCTGCGGAGCTCAGACGACTGCGAGAAAAGGCAGAGTATGAACACCAGAGAGCTGTAAAGGAGCTGGCAGCCAGGCAAAAGTGCCAGAAGGACAGGGTTTTTCAGAGTTGCTCACATGAGGTGGCTGCAGACTCTGCAGGTTACTGGTCATTGTGCTTGTGTGGTAGCAAGACATATGCAAAGCTGGAACAGTTGCTGGAGATACTCAATAAGAAGATAGCTGGTGAGCAGCCAGTCTATAAACTTTATAACATGCAGGGATTTGAACTGGAAAAAGCAATATTTCTCTGCCACCTGCTCAAAGCCAATAGAATATTATTACAGGAAAGACGGAGAGTGGGGCGCTCCATCCACAATGTGACAAGTTTCTCAAGAAAGCTGCAACACAAAGAGAGCCTCAACTCCTGTCTGACAGGGCTGCTACAAACCTGCTCCAGGGGCCATCTGCAGAGACTTCACAGTGGTTCACACTTGCCAAAGAAGCAAAGCAATCACAATCAGCAGGAGTGGCCTGTAGGCGAGGACCCCTGCCTTCCTGCCACAGCCTTGGACACCTGTTGGATTAGCTCTCTAAAAATTTGTCACCCACCAAACGTCCCCCATGCTGGCTGGAGCAACCAGCCTCCCAACTGCACCGAGCTCCACAGGTCAGAAGAATTCCCTTCCCCCAGatgcacagacagaaacatggag TGGGCAGAA GGAGTGATGCATGACCTGTGCAGTCGGCTTGAGCAGCCTGAGCCTCCATCTGCACCCACTGGCATGGGGAGCTATCAAGAGGACGAAGCTGTccagcatctgcagcaggaactAAAGAAGTCTGAAGATGACAAGCAGCGGGGGATCTCTGATGTGGATGGTGCAGCCACAAACACGTCAGCATTACTATTAGGAAAACAACACCACTGTCTTTATGCGAACCTGAATGGATTTGAAATGGAGGACAAACAGAAA AATGGCACTGAATATGGGTTCCTTGTGTGTCAGAACGATGAACTCCTTCGAGCCCTTGATGAGCTGGAGAGAACGTGTACCACACTAAGAGAGGAGAATGGCCTGCTG CGGAAGAGCTGTGCaccagagatggaggagaaggtcaAGCGGCTCAGAAGGAAGAACACCGAGCTGGCTGTTCTTGCTAAAAGACTGGAAGAGAGGGCACGTAAACTGCAGGAGGCCAACCTCAAAGTG GTAAATTCCCCCTCTCTAATGAAACCTGGGTCAGTTGAACAATACAAGAGGGCGTTTGCCCGTCAACGAGCTCGTGACCTCGCGCAACACGCTGATACACTGCTGTCGAAGGACAAAGAGATTGGTGCCCTGCAACAGCAGTGCAGGGAGCTGGAGGCACAAGTGGGCACCAGAATG GGCTCTTCTGTTTCATCTGGCAGAGTGGAATTTGAGAGGCTTCTCAGAGAGTCTCAGAGGGAGGTGCTACGACTCCAGAGACAACTGTCGGTCACATCATCCAGGCAGCAGGAAAGCCATAGTCCCAACCCTGATCAACTACACACATGTGGGGTAGCTGAGGTGGAGGGAGATGAGAAG GTTACGGGAAAACCCCCGGTAGTGGTATTAGATGAAGCTCCATCCAAGTGTGAGAAGActcctggagaggaggaggagtcgaGGGAGCAAGTGACGCCCCACCCTGGCCTTAGCCCAGTACCATTCCCACAGGAGCAGCAAAGAGAGGAGCACCATCTGAAGTCTGTG GAAAGTGAGCTAAGCAGCAAGAGAAAAGAATGTGAAAACCTTGAGCATGAAGTAAAGAAGCGACAAAAGCGATGTCTGGATTTA GAGAGCCAGCTCAAGGATGAGTGCAGCAAAAATGAGCAACTAGAGGAGCAGACAGATCTCCTCAGGACGAAGGCAGAGCTGCTCGACCAG acTCAGACTGAGAATGAGGAGCTGAGGGAAGATCTCTCTAAAGTGACCGCTCAACACAATTCAGTTCTCGAGGAGAACGAGAGACTCCGTGCCAAACTGGAGAACCTAGAGCAGGTCCTTAAG CATATGCGAGAGGTCGCCGAGCGAAGGCAGCAGCTTGAACTGGAACATGAGCAGGCATTGGCTATCCTTAAATTCAAACAGGATGAAATCAAACGGTTACAGCGG GCCCAGTTATTTGCTAAGAGGGAGCATGAGGGAGTGGTGCAGATGTTGGAG AGTACACTGGACTGCATGCAG TCAAAAGTACGAGATCTTGAGGAGAAGTGTCGCATCCAGAGCGAACAGTTTGGCCTGCTGTCTCAAGAGCTGGAGAACTTCCGCCTGCAGGCCTCCAAGGTGGATCTCACTGGTTCTATCCTCCTCAACAACCCCAGCTTCTCTGTTTTAACCAATGGAGTTGGGCTGACTACTGAAAGGG ACTGCACTGCTGACTTATTTGATATGGTGTCTCTGGGTGAAATAGCCTTCTGGAGCCTTGAGGGAGGTGACACTCTCTCCTGTCCTGAGG atgtggctgctgctctgcggATGGGAGCAACACCCCATGCTGCAGGCCTGTCTAGGTTGGAGCGCTCACCAGTTACCAAGCACCGTGATCTGCCCACCATCAGCATCAGCAAGCCAGGCTCCACCTCCAGCAAGTCAGAGACTAAAAATGTCAGTCTGCACAAATCAAGTTCCACACATGAG GGGGACACTGCCAGTGAAGTCGAGGAGCTGGATGTTGACATAGCTCCAGCACCTTATACACCCAGCAGAGGGGCAGCCAAACTCCAGGTCTTCATTGCACGATACAG CTACAACCCATATGATGGTCCCAATGACAACCCTGAATTGGAGCTACCTCTCACTGCTGGAGAGTATATCTATGTGTATGGAGATATGGATGATGATGGCTTCTATGAAG GAGAGCTGATGGATGGACGCAGAGGGCTGGTACCATCTAACTTTGTGGAACGTGTATcagatgatgatgtgatgaatgCTCACCCAGGAACAGGAGACATGTCCCATAACTCCTTGCTTGACAGCAGCCTGCATAGTGCCAGCCACCAGCATCACCTCCAAATGGGCGCCAGTGCCTCAGAAAGGACAGAGGCCTCAGCTGCCTCTGGCCCCACCTCAGCCCCCTTAGATTCAGCATCAGCCTTGGCTGTCCTGGCCCCCCTCACCAACGGCCTGGACTTGGATTTAGAGGAGGTGGGAGTGGACACCGTGCCTTACCCACGTAAGCTCACCCTCATCAAGCAGCTTGCCAAGAGCATCATCATTGGCTGGGACCCTCCGTTGGTGCCTGCTGGGTGGGGCAATGTGTGGAGCTATAACGTTTATATAGACCAGGAACTGCGGCTCAATGTGCCCTTCGGTTCCCAGACCAAAGCTGTGCTGGAGCGGTTAGACATAAACCTCAAGACCTACCGTGTCTCAGTACAGAGCTTGACAGAAAAGGGCCTCTCAGAACAGTTGCGCTGCAGTTTCCTGGTTGGTCGGGATGTTTGTGTGGCACCCACACAACTACGAGTGGAGAAGATCACTGCCACATCTGCAAATGTGACTTGGCTGCCCAGCAACAGCAACTATGTGCACATTGTGTCCTTGAATGATGAGGAGTGTGAACTGGTAAAAGCTGGCTGCTATTCACTGTGCCTCAATAACCTTTTGCCCAGCCTGCAATACACAGTCAAAGTAGAGGCACGTCCACACCGCACACCATGGGAGTTACCCGTGGAGAAGCGTGAACACAGAAGTGCTACAGTTACCTTCACTACACTAATGGCAG GTCCTCCCGATGCTCCTCTGGATGTACAGCTGGAGCATGGTCCCTCTCCTGGGATTGCTGTCATCAGTTGGTTGCCAGTCACGATAGATGCTGGTGGGACCTCCAATGGAGTCCGTGTCACTGGATACACCATCTATGCGGACAAGAGAAAG GTGCTGGAAGTGTCTTCCCCAACCGCTGGCAGTGCCCTCCTGGGGCCCTCTCAGATCCAGTCCCTGCATGCAGCTCAAGAACTGACTGTCCGAACAATGTCTGCCCATGGGGAGTCTTGTGACTCTTTTCCAGTTAGTGTTAGGTCCAAGCTAGCTACCATCACGGCAGGTCCACCTGTTGTGCCACCCGTAGCCAGCTCCTCCATAGGTTCCAATAAACTGCCCATGCCATCATCCAATGGAAACGCCACTGCCAAATTGTCCATGCTGCCCTGCTCCTTGCCATCAGACATACAGACCtgtggcctcacagttgagcctgCTGTCAACCATCCTCATGCTCTCCACTCAGAAAATCTTCACTCATCTGCCTCATATGTGAAGGCCTGGGCCAACCCCTCATCCTCTGCTATCTTGGCTGTATGCGAAGCCACATTACCG GTTAGTGTGACCTTGCCTATCACCTCAGCACCTCTTCCAGCCATTGTTCccgcagcagcaccagaaccttCAGCATCTCTTACACAGTCATCAGTtacaccatcagcagcagtgtTGGAGCaaagcagagacacagacagccCTGGAACCATATGCCCTTTCCCATCTATTACAGAGTTCATAGAGGACCCCTGTGCCAAACTTGGGACACCTGAGCCCATCCTTACCCCACCTAAGGCCCCAACCTTCGACCTCCTTAACCTGCAGGACACAAACCTCCTCGGACCACCCCCCACTTTATCACTGGAGTCAGAAGTGGATGAGGAGATACAGAGCACCCGCTTGGTATCCATTGAGGAATTCTTAAGACAGGACCAAGAACCTTACGCTAGAACACAGCAG ACGTACAGCAGAGCACATATGGAGCCACTTAGTGACTATCATGCTGACAACAGCCGTTCAGATCTATCggacatcctggaggaggaggaggagggagacctTTATTCCGACCACCTTAGCGAAAAACAGGGCAGGGGTTACACAGTTGGAGCTAACAGG ACACCAAGGTCAGGTCTTGCAGACAGGGATGAGGAGGTAATGGAGAAGATCCTTACTTTACCTCCTCAAGTGTGCTCCAACAAGCAGCTGTTTAGTATTCCTGAGGTGACCGAGGAGGAGGATAGCAGTCTGGAAGAATATTTATCACACCAAAGCCAGTCTCATTCTAGACCCAGAGATTTAGAACACCTTCTCTACACCCCCCAGCATTACCCCAACCATCACACAAACTGTCCACCACAAAATCCCCAGTTCAACAGAGATCCCAGATCTCTAACCAAAGAgccttcactcacacacaaacggATACTAGTCAGGCCTAAGATACAGCACAGGGTACACTATACAGACATGGTGGACACCCTTAACTTTACTGAAGAAGAAGACATGAGTTTATATGAGGGTCCCACCAGTAGACGGGTTTCACCTTGCTGTCCTCCACAGCCAAACCGTAACAGCAAAGAGAGAGTACTAATCAGAGGGTTAGGGGATCGCCTTAGGAGGGAGGCCATGCTAAGGAGCCAGATGGCCGTCACTGCAGCAACCAACCCCGGTTATGGTCTTACCCTGCCAAGACCCTGCCCGGtcagtaaaacagtaaaatcatCCATCATTCGCGGGGTGGAGATTGATGTGGAGTATGGCACTGACGACAACGAGGAACCGGTGGAGTGTGGTCCTAGGGAGGTTGTGGTGGACCACATGAGCTCTGAGTGGTGGGGAGAGGGGGCTGAAAAGGAACACTGCACCTCCCCTCAGCGCCGAGTGCAGAAGGCCGATCCTCTG GATCTCAGCCAGATTCATCCAGCTGAGGCAGGTCCATCATGGGGAACCGAGGCTGCTTTTACATCTAAACCACTGTGCTCGCAGGCCAGGCAACTCGGAG GTGGTGTTAAGTCCCCAAAGATCCGCATCTTTGTGGCCCTTTTCTCTTATGAGCCTGCCACCATGTCACCCAAtcctgatgctgctgaggaAGAGTTGCCATTCTCTGAAGGACAGATCATTAAA GTTCACGGAGAGAAAGATCCAGATGGCTTTTACAGAGGAGAGTGTTGTGGTCACCTTGGCTTTGTGCCATGCAACATGGTGTCTGAGATccaggtggaggatgaggagatgcggcagcagctgctgcaacagGGCTTTTTGTCCATGTCAGCATCCATGGACAAAATTG ACCCAAGTCAATTTGCCACCAACCCCACTACTAGTCGCAACCCAGCTTCAGGAGCCAGCAGGATGGTCGCCATCTTTGACTACGATCCCCGCGAGAGTTCTCCCAACACTGACATAGAG GCGGAGCTGACCTTCAGTGCTGGAGATGTGATTCAAGTGTTTGGGGACATGGATGAAGATGGCTTCTTTTAC GGAGACTTAAATGGACACAAAGGTTTAGTACCTTCTAATTTCTTGCAAGCCCTCCCGGAGGACCTTCCTGCAGAACAGGTCTCTGCTCAGCCTGCACCAGAACCCAAGAGAGAATCACAG ACAACTTCTTCAGAGCTCCAGGATCTTGGATTTCCAGCCCTTGAAGAGACTTTGCCCTCACAAGTAGAGTCAAACAAGCAGACAGATCCTGAGGCCGAAGTGGAAATCCCCACATTAGATGCACTAATAGATCCTGGTCCTGGTGCAAGTCTTGCAGTCTGCTctttgtctccctcccctcgcctcacacagacagactgCTCTTCACAAGGcaagaaaaagagaagcttCTTCTCTAAAGGCAAGAAACTGTTGAGAAAGCTGGGATCCAGCAAGAAGGACTGA